The Colwellia sp. M166 genome segment CCGATTGAGTATGCCATTGAAGGTATTGGTCAAACACAAGTTAACACTAAAGTAGATATGACCTTTGCTCGGGGGTTACGCGCCATACTACGTCAAGATCCTGATGTGGTGATGGTGGGTGAAATCCGTGATTTAGAAACCGCGCAAATTGGCGTGCAAGCCAGTTTGACCGGCCATTTAGTTCTATCGACATTGCATACGAATACGGCAGCTGGTGCTATAACTCGTATGGAAGATATGGGCGTCGAACCTTTTTTATTGTCTTCAAGTTTATTGGGTGTACTGGCACAGCGTTTAGTGCGCACCTTATGCCCACATTGTCGAGAGTGTTGCCCTACGTCTGCAGAAGAGCGGAAATTGTTACAACTTAACGATGATGATACCGCGCCTATTTTTAGAGCGGTGGGCTGTGATGAGTGTAATTTTAAAGGTTATCGAGGTCGAACCGGTATTCATGAGCTCATTGTCGTAGATGATAAAGTACGCGAACTGATCCATAACGGTAAAGGTGAGCAAGTTATTGAGAAATTCATTCGTAAATCAACGCCGAGCATTCGTCGCGATGGCTTTGATAAAGTAATGCGCGGTGAGACTACCATTGAAGAAGTATTACGTGTAACCCGTGAAGATTAATTAGCTAAGGTTATCGAGTTTTAGCTCGACTTAGCTTTGTTGAGAAGGCTGTTTTGAACGTTATAATAACAAGCTAGCAGTTCCTCAAACTAGGTAAAGATTAAATTGTAAATTATGGCAGCATTCGATTATCAGGCGGTAGACAGCCGAGGAAAAAACAAGAAAGGAGTTATCGAAGGTGATACTCCTAGGCATGTGCGTAATTTATTACGTGAACAAGGCTTAATGCCGATTGAAGTAAGGCCATGCTTACAAAAAAACAAACAAAAAAATAAAAAGTCATTATTTTCTGGTGTTAAGAAAATATCAGCATCAGAGTTGGCATTAATTACCCGACAACTTTCTACCTTAGTTGAATCGGGTTTGCCAATTGAAGAATCATTAATGGCCGTTGGTGAGCAGTGTGATAAAAATAGCTTAAAAAGTATGGTCATGGCGGTGCGTACTAAAGTTACCGAAGGTTATGGCTTAGCTGAAAGCATGGCAGAGTTCCCACAAGTGTTTAATCGCTTATTTCGTGCCATGGTAGCGGCGGGCGAAAAATCAGGACATCTTGATAAAGTACTGGATCGGCTCGCCGATTATACTGAACAACGAGAGCAACTTAGATCACAGCTTATACAGGCCTTGGTTTATCCGATAATCATGACAGTTGTCGCTACTGGCGTTATTACTATTTTGTTGACCGCGGTTGTACCAAAAATTGTTGGACAATTCGAGCATATGGGCGCTAACTTACCTGGCACGACTCAGTTCTTGATCGCGAGTAGTGATTTTTTACGTGAATATGGTTTAGCTATCGTGTTAATTTTTGCTGCGCTGATGTTACTTTGGTCACAGCTATTGAAAAAAGAGCGTTTTAGATTTGCTTATCATCGGCGCTTTCTTAGCCTACCGGGAATTGGTAAGGTAGCAAAAAGTGTTAATACTGCTAGATTTGCACGGACATTGAGTATTTTAACTGCCAGTGCCGTTCCTCTTTTAGAGAGTATGAAAATCTCAGGAGAAGTGCTTGATAATTTATATATTAAGCAAAGTGTCAAAGAAGCAGCTGATAAAGTCAGAGAGGGGGCAAGCTTACGGGTGTCATTAGAGCAAACCAAATTGTTCCCACCTATGATGTTACATATGATTGCTAGTGGTGAAAAAAGTGGTCAGCTTGAACATATGTTAGGTCGTGCAGCAGACAACCAAGATCGAGATTTTGAAGCGATAGTCAATATCTCATTAAAAGCCTTTGAACCTGCGCTGATGGTGGTTATGGCTGGTATTGTATTATTTATCGTTATGGCTATTCTACAGCCAATTCTTCAGTTAAATACGTTAATAGGAAGTTAGAAATGAAAGCAGTGAAAAATGTTCGTGGTTTTACCTTATTAGAAATGATGGTCGTTATTGTTATTTTAGGAATTTTAGCCAGTATGGTGGTACCAAACTTAATGGGCAGTCAAGAACGAGCAAATATGCAAAAGGCGGTTTCAGATATTAATGCTTTAGAAACCTCTTTAAGCATGTATAAAATGGACAATTACAAATATCCAACTACCGAACAAGGGCTTGAAGCTTTAGTGACTGAAACCGATATTGAACCAGCACCCCGCCGTTTTCCTGAGGGTGGTTATGTAAAACGTTTACCTAACGACCCATGGGGCAGCGAGTATCAATTATTAAACCCAGGAGAGCATGGCAGCATGGATATATTTTCTATGGGGCCTGATGGCGAACCTGGAACCGATGATGATATTGGGAACTGGAACTTAGGCGATTTTCAATAATCTTTACTGATTGATTATTTGTTCATTATGCAACTTAATACTGATTGTACAGCCAAACCAAGACATTGTTCGCAGCAAGGTTTTACCTTAATAGAAGTGATGTTAGTTATTGTCTTGGTTGGCGTGATGATTTCTGCGGTGCAATTTACTTTTTCCAGTAGTAAACCAGAGCAAATATTACAACAAAACAGTGCCCGCTTTGCGGGCATTTTTGACCTTGCCGCAGAATATGGCTTATTGAATAATGTTGAGTTAGGGCTGTTTGTTAAAGAAAACACTTATCAATTTTTAGGTTACGATGGTGTGCAATGGTCACCAATTGCAGATAACCCGTTGTTTGAAGAATTTACCTTACCCGATAATGTTGAAATTAGTTTACAACTTGATGACTTACCTATCGAAGAGCCACTTTTATTCGATTCATCGCTATTAATTACCGAAGAAGATACTGATAGTTTTTTTGAGGAAGAAGATGAAGAGAAGAAAATTATTCCACAAGTGTATATGCTCTCGGGTGGTGACATAACGCCTTTTAGCTTAACGTTTTCTTTTGCTGAGTTTACTTTTGACGATGATGAAAATGTCAGTTTTAAAGTATCTGGTATTTATAGCACGCCATTGACGATAGAGGGGCCAATAGCCAATGACAGCTCACGTTAATTGCTTGGTGAAAAGGTTGCAAAAAGGTTTTACCTTACTTGAAGTGATGTTGGCAATGGCGGTTTTTTCTATTGCGGGTATTGCCATTCTCGGTACGGCTGACACTAATGCCCGTAATTTAGGTTATTTAGAAAGTAAAATTGTGGCCAATTGGGTCGCATCGAATCAACTTGTTGAGGTTACTTTAGATAACACATGGCCACCAAAAGACAATAAAAAAGGTAAGGTAGAGCTAGCTGGTCAAGAGTGGTTATGGCAGCAGAAAGTGCTAAAAACTACCGACAAAGATATGCGTGCTATTGTCATGGAAGTGCGATTAAATGAGAAAGAAACCTCAGCCTTAAGTAGTTTGATGACTTATGTCTCGAAGAAAAATCAATGACGCCTCTCAGTATTAATCCAAATACTTGTCAGCAAAAATTGCATCTTGCTCGCAGTAAAACACAGGGTTTTACCCTGCTAGAAGTCTTAATTGCCATTGCAATATTTGCCGTTATTAGCATGGCCAGTTTTAGTATTTTTGAAACGGTATTAAATAGTGATACCGTCACTAAAGAGCGCACGGATAGGATCAATGAATTACAACGTGGTTTTTTAATGATTGAACGTGATATGTTGCAGATTGCTCGTCGCAGCATACGTTTAAATGGTGAAGCACCTCAAACAGG includes the following:
- the gspF gene encoding type II secretion system inner membrane protein GspF, giving the protein MAAFDYQAVDSRGKNKKGVIEGDTPRHVRNLLREQGLMPIEVRPCLQKNKQKNKKSLFSGVKKISASELALITRQLSTLVESGLPIEESLMAVGEQCDKNSLKSMVMAVRTKVTEGYGLAESMAEFPQVFNRLFRAMVAAGEKSGHLDKVLDRLADYTEQREQLRSQLIQALVYPIIMTVVATGVITILLTAVVPKIVGQFEHMGANLPGTTQFLIASSDFLREYGLAIVLIFAALMLLWSQLLKKERFRFAYHRRFLSLPGIGKVAKSVNTARFARTLSILTASAVPLLESMKISGEVLDNLYIKQSVKEAADKVREGASLRVSLEQTKLFPPMMLHMIASGEKSGQLEHMLGRAADNQDRDFEAIVNISLKAFEPALMVVMAGIVLFIVMAILQPILQLNTLIGS
- the gspG gene encoding type II secretion system major pseudopilin GspG — encoded protein: MKAVKNVRGFTLLEMMVVIVILGILASMVVPNLMGSQERANMQKAVSDINALETSLSMYKMDNYKYPTTEQGLEALVTETDIEPAPRRFPEGGYVKRLPNDPWGSEYQLLNPGEHGSMDIFSMGPDGEPGTDDDIGNWNLGDFQ
- the gspH gene encoding type II secretion system minor pseudopilin GspH translates to MQLNTDCTAKPRHCSQQGFTLIEVMLVIVLVGVMISAVQFTFSSSKPEQILQQNSARFAGIFDLAAEYGLLNNVELGLFVKENTYQFLGYDGVQWSPIADNPLFEEFTLPDNVEISLQLDDLPIEEPLLFDSSLLITEEDTDSFFEEEDEEKKIIPQVYMLSGGDITPFSLTFSFAEFTFDDDENVSFKVSGIYSTPLTIEGPIANDSSR
- the gspI gene encoding type II secretion system minor pseudopilin GspI; this encodes MTAHVNCLVKRLQKGFTLLEVMLAMAVFSIAGIAILGTADTNARNLGYLESKIVANWVASNQLVEVTLDNTWPPKDNKKGKVELAGQEWLWQQKVLKTTDKDMRAIVMEVRLNEKETSALSSLMTYVSKKNQ